The Deinococcus wulumuqiensis R12 genome has a window encoding:
- a CDS encoding HAD family hydrolase, with the protein MSVSENFPSPVPSTSEETAAPALGTRHVAFDWGGVFTVGTFDGRSTQNVAERSGVAVEKVRESYFRHVRQLEVGAWSLPQFWEVVGHETGVQLPYPEFEALYLGSIHDHEPMYTTLAALPRSVRVGLLSNNYPVVSDHLGRDPRFARFDALVFSNEIGHKKPVPEAFAALEREMKVPAAQVAFVDDVQENIDAARAFGFHGILYHHEAHEAFEHELRAWLSGAD; encoded by the coding sequence ATGAGTGTTTCCGAAAATTTTCCGTCCCCGGTCCCTTCCACGTCTGAGGAAACGGCGGCGCCTGCCCTGGGCACGCGGCACGTCGCGTTCGACTGGGGCGGCGTCTTTACGGTCGGCACCTTCGACGGACGCAGCACCCAGAACGTGGCCGAGCGCAGCGGCGTGGCCGTGGAAAAGGTCCGTGAAAGCTACTTCCGCCACGTCCGGCAACTGGAGGTCGGCGCGTGGAGCCTGCCGCAGTTCTGGGAGGTCGTGGGGCACGAGACCGGCGTGCAACTGCCTTACCCCGAGTTCGAGGCGCTGTACCTGGGCAGCATCCATGACCATGAGCCGATGTACACCACCCTCGCCGCTCTGCCGCGCAGCGTGCGGGTGGGCCTGCTGAGCAACAATTATCCGGTCGTCAGCGACCACCTGGGACGTGACCCGCGTTTTGCCCGCTTCGACGCGCTGGTGTTCTCCAACGAAATCGGCCACAAGAAGCCCGTGCCCGAAGCCTTCGCCGCGCTGGAGCGCGAGATGAAGGTGCCCGCCGCGCAGGTCGCCTTCGTGGACGACGTGCAGGAGAACATCGACGCCGCCCGTGCGTTCGGATTTCACGGCATTCTCTATCACCACGAGGCGCACGAGGCCTTCGAGCACGAACTGCGGGCGTGGCTGAGCGGGGCGGACTAA
- the rpmE gene encoding 50S ribosomal protein L31: MQKDLHPKAVPCKIIYQGQVVMETMSTRPEIHVDVWSGVHPFWTGEERFLDTEGRVDKFNKRFGDSYRRGSKK, translated from the coding sequence ATGCAAAAAGACCTGCACCCCAAGGCCGTGCCCTGCAAGATCATCTACCAGGGCCAAGTCGTGATGGAAACCATGAGCACCCGTCCCGAGATTCACGTGGACGTGTGGAGCGGCGTGCACCCCTTCTGGACCGGCGAAGAGCGCTTCCTCGACACCGAAGGCCGCGTGGACAAGTTCAACAAGCGCTTCGGCGACAGCTACCGCCGCGGCAGCAAGAAGTAA
- a CDS encoding DHH family phosphoesterase — MTAENSATPDYQRDIRAVADALLAHTGPIVVLSHENPDGDALGSVLGLTRALRTLGKTVLAPMTVPRYLQFLPQPGELSEPLTEWPAHALVAVLDVDNNDPARVAGADLSTFSGPVVNVDHHGTNLRRADAGVVDPSKPAAAMMVADVVDALGTPWNPDIATALMLGLNTDTGNFAFDSVSAETFACAARLRERGARLGWLNDQMRQNPRSYYLLLREVLGTLEFLHDGRVVQTRVDEEMLARAGATWEQVDNYVNMLRNAEGAQLAVMAKDYGDRVKFSLRSRGPVSAQNVAVALGGGGHVPAAGATFVGSYPAARAALDAAIEAELAQVDAVEPTA, encoded by the coding sequence ATGACCGCCGAGAACTCCGCAACTCCCGATTACCAGCGGGACATTCGGGCCGTGGCCGACGCCCTCCTGGCCCACACCGGGCCGATTGTGGTCCTGTCGCACGAAAACCCCGACGGAGACGCCCTCGGCAGTGTGCTGGGGCTGACCCGGGCACTGCGGACCCTGGGCAAGACGGTGCTGGCGCCGATGACGGTGCCGCGTTACCTTCAGTTTCTGCCGCAACCCGGCGAACTCAGCGAGCCGCTGACCGAGTGGCCCGCTCACGCGCTGGTCGCCGTCCTCGACGTGGACAACAACGACCCGGCGCGGGTGGCGGGCGCCGACCTGAGCACCTTCAGCGGCCCGGTGGTCAATGTGGACCACCACGGCACCAACCTGCGCCGCGCCGACGCCGGAGTGGTGGACCCCAGCAAACCCGCCGCCGCCATGATGGTCGCGGACGTGGTGGACGCGCTCGGCACGCCCTGGAACCCGGACATCGCCACCGCGCTGATGCTGGGGCTGAACACCGACACCGGCAACTTCGCCTTCGATTCGGTCAGTGCCGAGACCTTCGCATGCGCGGCGCGGCTGCGCGAACGGGGGGCGCGGCTCGGCTGGCTCAACGACCAGATGCGGCAAAACCCGCGTTCGTACTACCTGCTGCTGCGCGAGGTGCTGGGCACGCTGGAATTCCTGCATGATGGCCGCGTCGTGCAGACCCGGGTGGACGAGGAAATGCTGGCCCGCGCCGGCGCCACCTGGGAACAGGTCGACAACTACGTCAACATGCTGCGCAACGCCGAGGGCGCCCAGCTCGCCGTGATGGCGAAAGACTACGGCGACCGCGTCAAGTTCTCGCTGCGCTCACGCGGCCCGGTCAGCGCCCAGAACGTGGCGGTGGCGCTGGGGGGTGGCGGTCACGTGCCCGCCGCTGGCGCGACCTTCGTCGGCTCCTATCCGGCGGCCCGCGCCGCGCTGGACGCCGCCATCGAAGCCGAACTGGCGCAGGTGGACGCCGTAGAACCCACGGCCTGA
- a CDS encoding amidohydrolase family protein, with protein MTLPEADALTPRLLTCDVLYTGLGGGQSPGGVVVVGETVAATGHPDELRRQYPHAREERAGEVIAPPPVNAHTHLDMSAYEFRALPYFQWIPEVVIRGRHLRGAAAAQAGADTLTRLGAGGAGDIVWSPDVMDALLAREDLQGTLYFEVLGPFPEQADEVFAGARRHLERWRRLERPGLRLGVSPHTPFTVSHRLMRLLSEYALGEGLPLQIHVAEHPSEPELFRTGAGPLWENRMPALYPPAFAQVIGREPHAELTPVRYLDELGVLAARPTLIHMVNVTQDDIARVARAGCAVVTCPRSNRHLECGTFDWPAFAAAGVEVALGTDSVASGESLDVREEVAFARQLYPQLDPRVIVRAAVKGGHRVVGGRVPFLRRGESWQASHVWPSAGQPPFAGS; from the coding sequence ATGACCTTGCCTGAAGCCGACGCCCTGACCCCCCGCCTGCTCACCTGTGACGTGCTGTACACCGGTCTGGGCGGGGGACAGTCGCCGGGAGGCGTGGTCGTGGTGGGGGAGACGGTGGCGGCCACCGGGCACCCCGACGAGCTGCGCCGCCAGTACCCCCACGCCCGTGAGGAACGGGCCGGAGAGGTCATCGCGCCGCCGCCCGTCAACGCCCATACCCACCTCGACATGAGCGCCTACGAGTTCCGGGCGCTGCCGTATTTCCAGTGGATTCCCGAGGTCGTCATCCGGGGGCGGCACCTGCGCGGCGCGGCGGCGGCCCAGGCGGGGGCCGACACCCTGACTCGCCTCGGTGCAGGCGGCGCAGGCGACATCGTGTGGTCGCCCGACGTGATGGACGCGCTGCTGGCCCGTGAGGACCTTCAGGGCACCCTCTATTTCGAGGTGCTCGGTCCTTTTCCCGAGCAGGCCGACGAGGTGTTTGCCGGGGCACGGCGTCACCTGGAGCGCTGGCGGCGGCTGGAGCGTCCGGGCCTGCGGCTGGGGGTGTCGCCGCACACGCCGTTTACCGTCAGTCACCGGCTGATGCGCCTGCTCAGCGAGTACGCGCTCGGTGAGGGGCTGCCTCTGCAAATCCATGTGGCCGAACATCCCAGCGAACCCGAACTGTTCCGCACCGGCGCGGGGCCGCTGTGGGAGAACCGGATGCCCGCGCTCTACCCGCCTGCCTTTGCCCAGGTCATCGGGCGCGAGCCGCACGCGGAGCTGACCCCGGTGCGTTACCTTGACGAACTGGGCGTGCTGGCGGCGCGGCCCACCCTGATTCACATGGTCAACGTGACCCAGGACGATATCGCCCGGGTCGCGCGCGCGGGGTGCGCGGTGGTGACGTGTCCGCGCAGCAACCGGCACCTCGAATGCGGCACCTTCGACTGGCCGGCCTTCGCCGCCGCCGGGGTCGAAGTCGCGCTGGGCACCGACTCGGTGGCGAGCGGTGAAAGCCTCGACGTGCGCGAGGAAGTGGCCTTTGCCCGGCAGCTCTACCCGCAGCTCGACCCCCGCGTCATCGTGCGGGCGGCGGTCAAGGGCGGGCACCGCGTGGTCGGCGGGCGGGTGCCGTTTCTCCGGCGGGGGGAAAGCTGGCAGGCGAGCCATGTCTGGCCCTCTGCCGGGCAGCCCCCCTTTGCAGGCTCGTGA
- the aceA gene encoding isocitrate lyase, with translation MTTTPKTPAEILEKTWQTEERWQGIKRNYTAEDVVKLRGSLPIEHTLAKHGANKLWQQMKEMPFVNALGALTGNQAMQQVKAGLKAIYLSGWQVAGDANNAGQMYPDQSLYPASSVPDVVKRINNTLRRADQIQTSEGKNDIDYFVPIVADAEAGFGGPLNAFELMKAMIEAGAAGVHFEDQLASEKKCGHLGGKVLVPTSQFIRTLNAARLAADVSGVPTVLIARTDADAANLLTSDVDDNDKPFTTGERTPEGFFYVKPGIDQAISRALAYAPYADVIWCETSVPNLEDAKKFADAVHAQFPGKLLAYNCSPSFNWKKNLDDETIAKFQVELGKMGYKFQFITLAGFHALNMSMFDLAYGYARKQMSAFVELQEREFAAQERGFTAVRHQREVGTGYFDLVSQAAGGGQSSTTALAGSTEAEQFAHH, from the coding sequence ATGACCACCACCCCCAAAACCCCCGCCGAAATCCTGGAAAAGACCTGGCAGACCGAGGAACGCTGGCAGGGCATCAAGCGCAACTACACCGCCGAGGACGTCGTCAAGCTGCGCGGCAGCCTGCCCATCGAGCACACCCTCGCCAAGCACGGTGCGAACAAGCTGTGGCAGCAGATGAAGGAGATGCCCTTCGTCAACGCGCTGGGCGCCCTGACCGGCAACCAGGCCATGCAGCAGGTCAAGGCGGGCCTCAAGGCGATTTACCTGTCGGGCTGGCAGGTCGCCGGTGACGCCAACAACGCGGGCCAGATGTACCCCGACCAGAGCCTCTACCCCGCCTCCAGCGTGCCCGATGTCGTCAAGCGCATCAACAACACCCTCAGGCGCGCCGACCAGATTCAGACCAGCGAGGGCAAGAACGACATCGACTACTTCGTGCCCATCGTCGCCGACGCCGAAGCGGGTTTCGGTGGTCCCCTCAACGCCTTTGAGCTGATGAAGGCCATGATCGAAGCGGGCGCAGCGGGCGTTCACTTCGAAGACCAGCTCGCCAGCGAGAAGAAGTGTGGTCACCTCGGCGGCAAGGTGCTCGTGCCCACCTCGCAGTTCATCCGCACCCTGAACGCGGCCCGCCTCGCTGCCGACGTGAGCGGCGTGCCCACCGTCCTGATCGCCCGCACCGACGCCGACGCCGCCAACCTGCTCACCAGCGACGTGGACGACAACGACAAGCCCTTCACGACCGGCGAGCGCACCCCCGAGGGCTTCTTCTACGTCAAGCCCGGCATCGACCAGGCGATTTCCCGCGCCCTGGCCTACGCCCCCTACGCCGACGTGATCTGGTGCGAAACCAGCGTGCCCAACCTGGAAGACGCCAAGAAGTTCGCCGACGCCGTTCACGCCCAGTTCCCCGGCAAGCTGCTGGCCTACAACTGCTCGCCCTCCTTCAACTGGAAAAAGAACCTCGACGACGAAACGATTGCCAAGTTCCAGGTCGAACTGGGCAAGATGGGCTACAAGTTCCAGTTCATCACGCTCGCCGGATTCCACGCGCTGAACATGAGCATGTTCGACCTCGCCTACGGCTACGCCCGCAAGCAGATGAGCGCCTTCGTGGAACTCCAAGAGCGCGAATTCGCGGCCCAGGAACGCGGCTTTACCGCCGTGCGCCACCAGCGCGAAGTCGGCACCGGCTACTTCGACCTCGTCTCGCAGGCGGCGGGCGGCGGCCAGAGCAGCACCACCGCGCTCGCCGGCAGCACCGAAGCCGAGCAGTTCGCGCACCACTGA
- a CDS encoding SDR family oxidoreductase, with product MTLFRLDGKRALVTGGSKGIGFAAARQLRELGAEVTLAARGEEALRQAADSIGAAWVVADVSTPEGVRVAVDAAGQPDILVSNAGGPPPSLPSEVSEAAWEQGFQTTFLSTTRLVGAVLPGMRERRWGRIIAITSLTVGRPALNLPVSNALRAAVTNHLRTLALEVAADGVTCNTVAPGYTATERLQKLHADPAEADKLRSRIPARRFGEPGEVAAAIAFLATNEAGYINGQELLVDGGWSI from the coding sequence ATGACCCTGTTTCGGCTGGACGGCAAACGCGCCCTGGTGACGGGCGGCAGCAAAGGCATCGGTTTCGCGGCGGCGCGGCAACTGCGTGAACTGGGGGCCGAAGTGACGCTGGCGGCGCGGGGCGAGGAAGCGCTGCGGCAGGCCGCCGACTCTATCGGCGCGGCCTGGGTGGTGGCCGACGTGAGTACGCCCGAAGGGGTGCGGGTCGCCGTGGACGCCGCCGGGCAGCCAGACATCCTGGTCAGCAACGCCGGCGGGCCGCCCCCCTCGCTGCCGAGCGAAGTCAGCGAGGCCGCCTGGGAACAGGGCTTCCAGACCACCTTTCTGAGCACCACCCGGCTGGTCGGCGCCGTCCTGCCGGGCATGCGCGAGCGGCGCTGGGGCCGAATCATCGCCATTACCAGCCTGACGGTGGGGCGGCCCGCACTGAATCTGCCCGTGAGCAACGCGCTGCGGGCCGCCGTGACCAACCACCTGCGCACGCTGGCGCTGGAAGTGGCCGCCGACGGCGTGACCTGCAACACCGTCGCCCCCGGCTACACCGCCACCGAGCGGCTGCAAAAGCTGCACGCCGACCCCGCCGAGGCCGACAAACTCAGGAGCAGGATTCCGGCGCGGCGCTTCGGTGAGCCGGGCGAGGTCGCCGCCGCGATTGCTTTTCTGGCGACGAACGAGGCCGGGTATATCAACGGCCAGGAACTGCTGGTGGACGGCGGCTGGAGCATCTGA
- the ppgK gene encoding polyphosphate--glucose phosphotransferase — translation MTVILGIDIGGSGIKGAPVNTDTGELTAERCRIPTPAGAKPEDVKGVVRQLVEHFGLEGPVGVTFPGIVQGGRTLSAANVDAGWIGLDADDLLTQATGREVHLLNDADAAGLAEARFGAGRDVRGTVLVLTFGTGIGSALIRDGELIPNAELGHLWLRSKHAESWASDRARERDDLNWKQWAGRVSKYLQHLELLFSPDLFIIGGGVSRKADKWLPHLQLTRSRAVPAALQNEAGIVGAAMLAASAGQEQAASAGASTGEGVAGGAPRGPAARKPAEGKAKAGKK, via the coding sequence ATGACAGTCATTCTGGGCATCGACATCGGCGGCAGCGGCATCAAGGGGGCGCCCGTGAACACCGACACGGGCGAGTTGACAGCCGAGCGCTGCCGCATCCCCACTCCGGCGGGGGCCAAACCCGAGGACGTGAAGGGAGTGGTCCGGCAACTCGTCGAGCATTTCGGGCTGGAAGGGCCGGTCGGCGTGACCTTTCCCGGCATCGTGCAGGGGGGCCGCACCCTCAGCGCCGCCAACGTGGACGCGGGCTGGATCGGCCTTGACGCCGACGACCTGTTGACCCAGGCCACGGGCCGGGAGGTGCATCTCCTCAACGACGCCGACGCTGCCGGACTGGCCGAGGCGAGGTTCGGGGCGGGCCGGGACGTGCGCGGCACGGTGCTGGTCCTGACCTTCGGCACCGGCATCGGCAGCGCCCTGATTCGCGACGGCGAACTGATTCCCAACGCCGAACTCGGGCATCTGTGGCTGCGGTCCAAGCACGCCGAGTCCTGGGCGTCGGACCGCGCCCGCGAGCGCGACGACCTGAACTGGAAACAGTGGGCGGGCCGGGTCAGCAAGTACCTCCAGCACCTCGAACTGCTGTTCTCGCCCGACCTGTTCATCATCGGCGGCGGGGTCAGCCGCAAAGCCGACAAATGGCTGCCGCACCTTCAGCTCACCCGCAGCCGCGCCGTGCCCGCCGCCCTGCAAAACGAAGCGGGCATCGTCGGGGCCGCCATGCTTGCCGCCTCCGCCGGGCAGGAGCAGGCCGCCAGCGCGGGTGCCAGCACGGGTGAAGGCGTCGCGGGCGGGGCGCCGCGCGGTCCTGCCGCCAGAAAGCCTGCGGAAGGAAAAGCGAAAGCCGGGAAGAAGTAG
- a CDS encoding GntR family transcriptional regulator: MTDFQRPSFERPGLVREGVYQHLRRAVLDGEFTPGERLGEVELGQQLGVSRTPIREALMRLTQDGLLVAEANKGVRVRTLSAEEARDTYTVREELDGLAAALAAAQHTPADARALRAALGALNAVQGEDYREQTRLDLAFHRAITQAAHNAALTDLARDLEQRVALIKHRTRTYNARPETAEQHGAILDAVLRRDADAARAAARQHVRTFGEMVLGELLGAPSPRGPAPPGLVPAAPPSSSPPSSPSGPFLESTHD, translated from the coding sequence ATGACCGACTTCCAGCGGCCCAGTTTCGAGAGGCCCGGCCTCGTGCGCGAAGGTGTGTACCAGCACCTGCGCCGCGCCGTGCTGGACGGTGAATTTACCCCCGGTGAGCGGCTGGGCGAGGTGGAACTCGGGCAGCAGTTGGGGGTCAGCCGCACCCCTATCCGCGAGGCGCTCATGCGGCTGACTCAGGACGGGCTGCTGGTGGCCGAGGCCAACAAGGGCGTGCGGGTGCGAACACTGAGCGCCGAGGAGGCCCGCGACACCTACACCGTGCGCGAGGAACTCGACGGGCTGGCCGCTGCTCTGGCCGCCGCGCAGCACACCCCCGCCGACGCCCGCGCCCTGCGTGCCGCGCTGGGGGCACTCAATGCCGTGCAGGGCGAGGACTACCGCGAGCAGACCCGGCTCGACCTCGCGTTTCACCGCGCCATCACCCAGGCCGCGCACAACGCCGCCCTGACCGACCTCGCGCGTGACCTGGAACAGCGGGTGGCCCTCATCAAGCACCGGACGCGCACCTACAACGCCCGGCCCGAAACCGCCGAGCAGCACGGGGCGATTCTGGACGCCGTGCTGCGGCGTGACGCGGACGCGGCGCGGGCCGCCGCCCGGCAGCACGTTCGCACCTTCGGGGAGATGGTGCTGGGGGAACTGCTCGGCGCCCCGTCCCCGCGAGGCCCCGCCCCTCCGGGACTCGTTCCGGCTGCCCCGCCCTCTTCTTCCCCTCCTTCATCGCCTTCTGGCCCCTTTCTGGAGAGCACCCATGATTGA
- a CDS encoding proline dehydrogenase family protein — MIDQLYRKAVLTVAERPQVEKLARDKMWPLAQRFVAGEDIQSAISAVLELQKDGIQGNLDLLGEFIESPADCTAFADNVLKLIDAAHAAGIKPYVSVKLSSVGQGKDDGGTDLGLKNARRIIGKAKEYGGFVCLDMEDHPRTDITLEQFRVLVGEFGAEHVGTVLQSYLYRSLKDRESLDDLRPNIRMVKGAYLEPETVAYPDKADVDQNYRRLVYAHLKAGNYCNVATHDEKIIDDVKRFVLAHGISKDQFEFQMLYGIRRDLQKSLAAEGYRVRAYIPYGRDWYAYFSRRIAETPRNAMFVARGMLKG, encoded by the coding sequence ATGATTGACCAGCTTTACCGCAAAGCCGTCCTGACCGTCGCCGAACGCCCGCAGGTGGAAAAACTGGCCCGCGACAAGATGTGGCCTCTCGCCCAGCGGTTCGTGGCAGGTGAGGACATCCAGAGTGCCATCAGCGCCGTACTGGAACTGCAAAAGGACGGCATTCAGGGTAACCTCGACCTGCTGGGCGAGTTCATCGAGTCGCCCGCCGACTGCACCGCCTTTGCCGACAACGTGCTCAAGCTGATCGACGCCGCGCACGCCGCCGGAATCAAGCCTTACGTCAGCGTCAAGCTGAGCAGCGTGGGCCAGGGCAAAGACGACGGTGGCACCGATCTGGGCCTGAAAAACGCCCGGCGCATCATCGGCAAGGCGAAGGAATACGGCGGTTTCGTGTGCCTGGACATGGAAGACCACCCGCGCACCGACATCACGCTGGAGCAGTTCCGCGTGCTGGTGGGCGAATTCGGCGCAGAGCACGTGGGCACGGTGCTCCAGAGCTACCTGTACCGCAGCCTGAAAGACCGCGAGAGCCTGGACGACCTGAGGCCCAACATCCGCATGGTGAAGGGCGCATATCTGGAACCCGAAACGGTGGCCTACCCCGACAAGGCCGACGTCGACCAGAATTACCGCCGCCTGGTGTACGCGCACCTGAAGGCCGGGAATTACTGCAACGTCGCCACGCACGACGAAAAAATCATCGACGACGTAAAACGCTTCGTGCTGGCGCATGGGATTTCCAAAGACCAGTTCGAGTTCCAGATGCTCTACGGCATCCGGCGCGACCTGCAAAAGAGCCTCGCCGCCGAGGGCTACCGCGTCCGCGCCTACATTCCCTACGGGCGCGACTGGTACGCCTACTTCAGCCGGAGGATTGCCGAAACGCCGCGAAATGCGATGTTCGTGGCGCGGGGGATGCTGAAGGGTTGA
- a CDS encoding sporulation protein, translated as MGFFKKMMAAVGVGAARVDARLHRNAVRVGDELQGVVVVTGGSVEQRIERLNLGLTTRFRGDDEYVVHTLFSLPVVSGFDIRPGEVREFPFRLPVPQGTPLTVRGTDVWLVTDADIAGGVDPGDTDPVQVLPDAARGTVIEAAQRLGFVLSGSEVEFHRGHLVQELSFRPPSGQYRLTELELLMLPAHGGLDVILEVDRRATGMASLFTSEFETKGRWFVPDAQLAQGPDLLAHELAERVRRLS; from the coding sequence ATGGGCTTTTTCAAGAAGATGATGGCGGCGGTCGGTGTCGGTGCGGCCCGCGTGGACGCTCGGCTGCACCGGAATGCGGTGCGGGTGGGCGACGAGCTTCAGGGCGTGGTCGTCGTGACCGGCGGCAGCGTGGAGCAGCGTATCGAGCGCCTCAACCTCGGTCTGACCACCCGTTTCCGGGGGGACGACGAGTACGTGGTGCACACCCTGTTTTCGCTGCCGGTGGTCAGTGGGTTCGACATTCGCCCCGGCGAGGTGCGCGAGTTTCCCTTCCGCCTGCCGGTGCCGCAGGGCACGCCGCTGACCGTGCGCGGCACCGACGTGTGGCTGGTCACCGACGCCGATATCGCGGGTGGCGTGGACCCCGGCGACACCGACCCGGTGCAGGTTCTCCCCGACGCGGCCAGAGGCACGGTCATCGAGGCGGCGCAGCGCCTGGGCTTTGTCCTCAGCGGCAGTGAGGTCGAGTTCCACCGGGGCCATCTGGTGCAGGAACTCAGCTTTCGCCCGCCCTCCGGCCAGTACCGCCTGACCGAACTCGAACTGCTGATGCTGCCCGCGCACGGCGGCCTGGACGTGATTCTGGAGGTGGACCGCCGCGCCACCGGCATGGCGAGCCTGTTCACCAGCGAGTTCGAGACGAAGGGCCGCTGGTTCGTGCCCGACGCGCAACTCGCGCAGGGGCCGGACCTCCTGGCGCACGAGCTGGCCGAGCGCGTTCGCCGCCTGTCGTAA
- a CDS encoding MgtC/SapB family protein, with amino-acid sequence MEAVWTELKLMQGLLAAFVLSGLIGWEREQRSRSAGLRTHILVGVSAALFIVLSETLVTTFAQQDDQVRFDIIGVLGAVVSGVSFLGAGAIFSSKAGHQAKGLTTAAGLLATAAVGVACGLHLYVLATGATLLFLLTLGPLGRLSEHVGGTQAPKD; translated from the coding sequence GTGGAAGCCGTCTGGACCGAATTGAAACTGATGCAGGGCCTGCTGGCGGCTTTCGTCCTGAGCGGACTCATCGGCTGGGAACGCGAGCAGCGCAGCCGCAGCGCGGGCCTGCGCACCCACATTCTGGTGGGGGTCAGTGCGGCGCTGTTCATCGTGCTCAGCGAAACGCTGGTCACCACCTTCGCCCAGCAGGACGACCAGGTGCGCTTCGACATCATCGGGGTGCTCGGCGCGGTGGTCAGCGGCGTGAGCTTTCTGGGGGCGGGCGCCATCTTTTCCAGCAAGGCCGGCCATCAGGCCAAGGGCCTGACCACCGCCGCCGGACTGCTGGCGACCGCCGCCGTGGGCGTGGCGTGCGGCCTGCACCTGTACGTGCTGGCGACGGGCGCCACGCTGCTGTTTTTGCTGACGCTGGGACCGCTGGGACGCCTCTCGGAGCACGTTGGCGGCACTCAGGCTCCGAAAGACTGA
- a CDS encoding alpha/beta hydrolase, which produces MSRFPVRRLALLGAGAAAVTLTLSACSGERVQNAVNATNSTRGLRVVLDQRYGPDARNRLDVYAPKDARNAPTLLFIHGGSWQGGDKSGHAFVGESLARAGYVVGVMNYRLAPQHRYPSYVQDGAAALKWLRDHAREFGGSPENLFVSGHSAGGFNAAELVDNARWLAEVNVPVSSIRGVIGIAGPYSYDFRQYQSRVAFPEGGDPGDIMPDRHIRPDAPPHLLLVAEKDTTVHPQNALNMEAALKKAGIPVQRVVLPRLNHVTVIGAVARNLTWLGGTRAELIRFVEARRLK; this is translated from the coding sequence ATGAGCCGTTTTCCTGTTCGCCGCCTCGCCCTGCTGGGGGCCGGAGCCGCCGCCGTCACCCTGACCCTGAGCGCGTGCTCGGGCGAGCGGGTGCAAAACGCCGTCAACGCCACCAATTCCACGCGCGGCCTGAGGGTCGTTCTCGACCAGCGCTACGGCCCCGACGCGCGGAACAGACTCGACGTGTACGCCCCGAAAGACGCCCGCAACGCCCCCACCCTCCTCTTTATTCACGGCGGGTCGTGGCAGGGCGGCGACAAGTCGGGGCACGCCTTCGTCGGGGAGTCGCTGGCCCGCGCCGGGTACGTGGTCGGGGTGATGAACTACCGCCTCGCGCCGCAGCACCGCTACCCCAGCTATGTGCAGGACGGGGCCGCCGCGCTGAAATGGCTGCGCGACCATGCGCGGGAGTTCGGGGGCAGTCCTGAAAACCTGTTTGTCAGCGGGCACTCGGCGGGCGGCTTCAACGCCGCAGAACTGGTGGACAACGCCCGCTGGCTGGCCGAGGTGAACGTGCCGGTGTCGAGCATTCGCGGGGTCATCGGCATCGCCGGGCCGTACTCCTACGATTTCCGGCAGTATCAGAGCCGGGTGGCCTTTCCCGAGGGCGGCGACCCGGGGGACATCATGCCCGACCGCCACATTCGCCCCGACGCGCCGCCGCACCTGCTGCTGGTCGCGGAGAAGGACACCACCGTTCACCCGCAAAACGCCCTGAACATGGAAGCGGCGCTGAAAAAAGCCGGGATTCCGGTGCAGCGCGTGGTGTTGCCGCGCCTGAACCACGTCACCGTCATCGGCGCGGTGGCGCGCAACCTGACGTGGCTGGGCGGCACGCGGGCCGAACTCATCCGGTTCGTGGAGGCCCGGCGCCTGAAGTAA
- the recO gene encoding DNA repair protein RecO: protein MRSRTANRSGIVIRRRVTPAGDIIVTLLTPQGKLKAVARGGVKGPLSSSLNLFHHVGVQVYQGPHNDLASVKQAVLEGALPTLAEPERYAFAHLMAEFADALFQEGEFSEQAFDLFAASLRGVAHQPDPEWVALVMSYKLLGLAGVIPQTARCARCGAPEPQHPDPLGGQLLCGKCAALPPHPPAVLDFLRNAVRRTVRANFEQPVPVAERPQLWRALEKFVSVQIGGVQSWRQLVPSGVPVVG from the coding sequence ATGCGCTCCCGCACCGCCAACCGCAGCGGCATCGTCATTCGCCGCCGGGTGACGCCCGCCGGAGACATCATCGTGACCCTCCTGACCCCACAGGGCAAGCTCAAAGCTGTGGCGCGGGGCGGGGTCAAGGGACCGCTCAGCAGCAGCCTCAACCTCTTTCACCATGTCGGCGTGCAGGTCTACCAGGGGCCGCACAACGACCTCGCCAGCGTAAAACAGGCCGTGCTCGAAGGCGCGTTGCCCACGCTGGCCGAGCCGGAGCGCTACGCCTTCGCGCACCTGATGGCCGAGTTCGCCGACGCGCTGTTTCAGGAAGGCGAATTTTCCGAGCAGGCCTTCGACCTCTTTGCCGCCTCGCTGCGTGGCGTCGCCCATCAGCCCGACCCCGAGTGGGTGGCGCTGGTCATGAGTTACAAGCTGCTGGGGCTGGCCGGGGTCATTCCCCAGACCGCCCGCTGCGCCCGTTGCGGAGCGCCGGAGCCGCAGCACCCCGACCCCCTCGGCGGGCAGCTCCTGTGCGGCAAGTGCGCGGCCTTGCCTCCCCACCCGCCCGCCGTCCTCGATTTTCTGCGAAACGCCGTGCGCCGCACCGTGCGGGCCAATTTCGAGCAGCCGGTGCCGGTGGCCGAGCGCCCTCAGCTGTGGCGGGCGCTGGAAAAGTTCGTTTCGGTGCAGATCGGCGGCGTGCAGAGCTGGCGGCAACTGGTGCCGAGCGGCGTGCCGGTGGTGGGCTGA